GGAGCGCAGCGGTGCAGTGGGGCATCGGGCGACGTTTCGAGTCATTGAGCGCGGTGGATGGGAGGATGAGGTAAGGGCAGCCGTCGGGAAAATCCTCGGGGTTTCCTACGACGATTTTCAATTGAAGCGCGCCTTGAAGCATCGTCTGCCGGTGGTTCGGCGTCGGATGGGGACGTATTCCGGTTTCAATATGGGGGCAGGTGAGAATGCGCTCTTTGACCTGTTGTCCTATTTATATGCTTGTCCGGGAAGTCCGCTTGTCCTCATCGACGAATTGGAGCTTGGTTTGCACGAGCAAGCACAAAAGCGCCTCATTGAACACTTAAAGCAGCTTTGCTTTGATAGAAAGATGCAAATTATTTGCACAACGCATTCGCCAACAATTCTTGATGCTTTGCCGCCAGAGGGCAGATTATACGTCGAGAGCAATGAGAATCAGACGGTCGTCATTCCGGCTATCTCAGCTCTTTTCGCAGCCGGAAAATTGAGTGGCGTGAATGGCCTCGAGCTGGACATTTTTGTCGAGGATGACGTAGCTGCAGCATTGGTGACGGCAGCGCTACCGGTGTCGGCGCGAAAGCGCGTGACGATACGTCCCATCGGCTCGGCAGGTGCCGTGGTGCGTCAAATGGCAGCGCGCTACAAAGAAGGGCGGACATCAAACGTACTGGCAATTCTGGACGGAGACCAATCCAAGCGCTTGGCGGCGCACGCAAAGGTATTTGCGAATGCGCTGGAGGCAGTCACAGATGTTGATACGGCTAAGGAATGGTTCGAAAGCAGCCTCTTTTTCCTTCCCGGGGATACGTGGCCTGAGCGATGGATGGTCGAACAACTACTAACTGACGTCGGGCTGAGTACCATTTGTAGTGAGTTCGGCACTGATATCCATACGACTCGGGAAGAGTTGGAGTCGTCTCTGCGTGCAGAGAAGCATGGCGAGCTCTTCTGCCTAGCAGATAGCTTCGCGCTGGACGAGAACAGTTGTCGAGATGCTTGCGCGCGTCTGGTGGCTCGTGTTTATGGAGCCGAGTTGTCGGCCACGATGGCTGGGGTATTTGCCCACCTCGGCCATAGCACCGTCGAACCTGCCGCGCGACTGGGCGCAGGCACGTAGTGGGCAGTTGCGTGACGACGCGGCGATTGACGTGGTTTCCATCTGGGTGCCCGAAGTTTAAAACAATTGCGCTATAATGTGAGATTGTGCCGCGTTAGCTCAGTTGGTAGAGCAACCGCCTTGAAGATACGAGTGCCTCATCGGAAACGATGGGAGTAGAACCCCTCAAACTCGGGGAAAGCTAAGGCCCGTCAGGGCTATGCCAATCCCGAGCCAAGCTTGCCGTCGGCAAGAAGGTGTAGAGACTAGACGGGGGGAGCCTAAAGCGTCAGCCATGGCTAAGGGATAGTCCAGACCACAAACATTTGGCGGCGAAAGCCGTAGTGGTAAGGTAAGCGGTAGGTCGTCTGTTCGAGTCAGACACGCGGCACCAAGTTTTACGCGGCAAACGCAACACCTGCATGAACGCAAGGCAACACCGCAGCGGGAGAACCTTTGATGGACAGGGGTTCGAAGCGCAACACCCTTTGGGTGCACATTCTGATTTGTAATCATCAGGTGGCGGGTTCGAGTCCTGCAGCCGGCACCATATTGAACGAAGGGCTAGGAGATTATGTCTCCTAGCCCTTTGTCATTTGTGGCGTGGCGGCCGTGTACCCGGAAGACTACTTTGCGGCCTCGAGGCGTACCACGACACGGTTCCTCCCGGGCAGTGCGGATACACGCAATCGGTTGACCTTGGGTGATATCGGAACGCAACTCGCGACGCAGTCAATCAGCCCGTCAGCGACATCCCCGGCAGTTCGTACTGGTATCCGATTTGCCGGAAGGGTTCCTTCACACGCCCCCTGACAAGAGGGTCTCCGTAATCCGGCCTGATGGAAATCTGTCTGTTGACGTGATTGATCGAGAGGTACACGTGCCCGCCGGGTTCGAATCCG
The nucleotide sequence above comes from Burkholderia pyrrocinia. Encoded proteins:
- a CDS encoding ATP-dependent nuclease produces the protein MEFRYPLTAVSGKNGSGKSTMLAMAACAFHNLKSSLPGFPGRKHDYYTFSDFFVQSIDELTPEGVTIAYSIRHDKWKEATHLPGGIGLGRQVRQKKKGGKWTEYNRRVHREVMFFGINRVVPHSERSGAVGHRATFRVIERGGWEDEVRAAVGKILGVSYDDFQLKRALKHRLPVVRRRMGTYSGFNMGAGENALFDLLSYLYACPGSPLVLIDELELGLHEQAQKRLIEHLKQLCFDRKMQIICTTHSPTILDALPPEGRLYVESNENQTVVIPAISALFAAGKLSGVNGLELDIFVEDDVAAALVTAALPVSARKRVTIRPIGSAGAVVRQMAARYKEGRTSNVLAILDGDQSKRLAAHAKVFANALEAVTDVDTAKEWFESSLFFLPGDTWPERWMVEQLLTDVGLSTICSEFGTDIHTTREELESSLRAEKHGELFCLADSFALDENSCRDACARLVARVYGAELSATMAGVFAHLGHSTVEPAARLGAGT